The following DNA comes from Sander lucioperca isolate FBNREF2018 chromosome 2, SLUC_FBN_1.2, whole genome shotgun sequence.
CAGACACAAGACCAACTTCCTCAAGTCCCTGACAGAGGTCAGACTGGGAGAAAGGGAGGattgagagggggggggggtctatgTGCAGTACcatagtgtgtgcatgtgtagtcTTGATCTTTGTGGAATGAATAAGGAATATACTTTTAGaggtgaaaacaaaaacaacaattaagACATTGTACAACTATGAAAGAAATGTTATCTATCTATATTCGAAGAAAAATACAGAGTGCCAAACAGTTCTCTTGTTCATTTGGCTGATCCCAGGTTCACATGAAGATTTTCGCTGGCTACGGATCAACCAAAGACATCTCAGTCTACACCTCCGTTGGCATCCCTCCCTCCCAAATATACATCGTCGGGAGACCCTCCAAGAAGATGCAGTGCCAGGTACTATTTGATTatttctagggctgtcaaacgattacattttcttaatcgcgattaattgttgaatttctatagttaatcgcgattaatcgcatgttttatcacatgattaaaattctgttattttgcatttcagaactgtttttaagtacatattaacaatggaaagtaattcttaccagtgtatcttgattgggaatcaaatgaatgcaaagaaaatgactttatgaacttgattttaagatttgtatttgtttattgtatatttaatctagtcacacatttgaatctagagtcaatattagggttgggtattgtttggtttggataccggcgCTAAagtggtacttttaaaacggtaccggtgccttaacggtgcctgaaccgatactttttaagaaagtttaaaaaaaaagaagggtactaaacagttggcgacattaaagaatggcttgtttattgctaaggccatatcgtcaaaatgaaatgtttaataatgtaatcattataacaataacttatttcactagtaaatagctgttgaatgacaaaaacaaccaccagatgggaaaagggcatttaacaaccgcttaaattaccagtttcattgaacgcaccgtctgtgtttttccgacaacagcagctgcagattgttacatcccggtgtcggaatcctctacagtgaaatacagacaaactttacaccgtttagcgttagctgtcagcatttaaccgtgtttaatcaagctactagctagcggtaggctaacgttagctgctgtcgagtatagtgttaactagcgtcacgtgcagcgatgtttctgttgcctgtaacgtctgtttcagagcatcagagagaagtgcaggcatatcagtggcaccagaatgaggcaccgaaatccgtgttgctattcctgaagcagcaggatgtgttacgaggaagtacggcaaaatagtagcctgttaggcacaacgcaaagccgagtgaagtgaaaataaattaataaatggcggcatgcgattaatacgattaaaaaaaattaacgcattatgctcggcccttaatcgcatcgcgattaacgtgttaatgctgacagcctaATTATTTCACGCATTGATCTTCTTTTtcaaattaatatttaatttacttATTTCAAGGATATTAAAGTAAATACCAAAACAACGATGACAATGATTTACTAATACTGCCACTATTACAACCAATTCACTCTTTTaactaaattaataaatatcaaTTAGCTGAaccaaaattctctgattcttCATAGTTGACAGAATGTCTCTCCTCTGATCCTCTCAACAGTTCATCACTGAGGGATATGCGGCTCATTTGTCCCAGCTGGAGTACAGTCACCGTTCTCGGCCAGCTAAGTCCAGCAGTGCACGCATGGTGCTACGTAAAGGCAGCTTCGGCTTGGGTGCAAACAGCGACTTCCTAAGGAAGAGGAACCACCTGCTGCGCACCATCTCCTCCCAACCGACCCCCAGCTCCCCAACAGGCAGCATCCACAACAGGCCAGAACGCACACAGAGCCAATCGGACGGCGAGAGGCTAGAGCGGGATCGGCTGGAGTGCACTCACAGCTACAGCCAGGGAGCAGCACAGCGCAGCATGAGCATCACAGCCAGCTGCTGGGgccgcagcagcagcaccaagCTGGAACCAGGCGTTCTCAGCCCCAAATGAGATTAGGAAGACAGAGTACCTTCGGGAGAGTGATGAAAAGTATACAGTGCTGAGGAAGAGACCCATGACAAAGATAAATGCAAAGAGTGAAAAACTGTTGGCTTGCACCAGATGGGTAAATACCACAATGAAAACAATAGGTGCTACAAACCACTCTTTATAAACTAATGCCAGTTACACTCTACACAGATATTTATGAACAGAGGCTACGGCTATATTTattatacaacacacacaatactcaACAGGCATTTCAAGGAGCATCTTCCTGAAACAGAAACGTgcacacaaatagacaaagcATATATTGTAGGGATCCAGACTGTTTCTACTGTTTAGTAAATATTTATCACTCTTGATTACAAGGTCAGTTTTCCTCCTACAGCGGGCTCTTAGATTGGAGATGGTTACacatacaagcaccccattgcTGTATACTTAAGTTAACAACACAAAGTGGTTACAGACAGCCTGTATCAGGTCCCAGTTTGGATACTGTTCTGATCCTGCACTGTAACTGACGCTGACACCACAAGCACAGCAATTACGATAGTTTTAATGCTATGTCCTTTTTATGTGATAACCAGATATGTTCACGTCTGGGAGCAGAGCGGAGAATCAGGTAAAACTGGATtgaatgtgtttcttttctCAGTGTgaccaaacaaacacacaatcatttagccaaaatgtatctttttcagatttgttttttgaaaaaaagcttCATATATCAACATTAACCATTGTTCTGTAAGCCAACATGAACGGATTTGATCAAGATCTACTACTTGTTGCATAAACAAAGACAACGATGACTAAATAATGTTTTAGCAAACCATACAGTCCAGTTTAGCTTGTTTTCTAGTCGTCCATCAGACCAAAGAACCATCCAAATATCACATGAAGCAAACTgcgaaattaccctttaatgaTGGTTGCAGCTTAAACTGTTCCTGGGATTTTATAGCATTTCACCACATCTCACCACACTGCACTGCTGAACCTTCCTGAATCAGTAATGTTTGACTCGGCTATAAGGAAAACTCCTACTACTGTACGGTTAATGTGCCAAAGTAAACAGTATAGAATGAAATGCTGTACATGAATAGAGAGGAAATAATTAAGGTCTCCTGTGAAAAAAATGGAATAGATTGTGTAAGTATGTAGTTGAATGGTTTAACAAGGCTTGTACATAATTATTACGTGACAGTGCAGATCTGGTATCTGGTCCACTGAAGACCAGTTTTAAGTGTCTTTTTCACTCTGGGGGTAAACACCACCTCATTCGGGATACACTTTAATGATTGATGATGATTATTGTTATTTAAGATTAtagatattttaaaatgtattgattttgtgaacaaaatgtgtttttaatattactTTAACTatgttgtgggtttttttttcttcctcaaaCTTCAGTTGCAGCAGCCAAAACTCAAAGAGGTCTTTGCCTGGCAcagtattgtatttttattatgtTATCTTGCAGATCACCAGAATCGTATCAACAGAACTGCTATCTTGTGTCATATATTGTATGTTTATTATCTAATTTTGGAAATTTGGGATATGGCTTCTCTCCGGTTATCCCTAAGCTGTACATTAGGCATTGAATGTGCTCATAGATAATCCTCTTTAGGTTAAGGTCTCTTTTCTCTGTTCTGCTTTTGCGCCTTTAGAGGAAGAACAATCTGCAAATTGTAAATTCTGTACAAAATGCTGTCGGAAGTAGGAGCACAGAGCTAAGACTTAACTTTATGCTGTTCGCCATTTTTTCCTGACAAGGGTACAACATTTGTGATTTATTCATTCAAATGATGTTTATTTGTCCCTCTAATAGGCATTTATAGAGCTGACTGCAATGGACCAATATGGGCTCAAATGTAAGGGAAATGTGCAATATTACTCAACTGCACCACACGATCAAACCAACTGTGTTGAGGAACACAGCACAGTGCATTGACAATCAGTTCAACAGGCACATATTCTACAGATGTCAAATTGCAGGGGGAATCTGAACACATCTTAGCACTCAACGAACACACAGGGCACACATGCAACATTTGTAgagtccatttaaaaaaaaaaaaagtacagattTCTCACAAGTGCCACTGACCTGATAATGGTGTGAAATATTActgcaggttttttttcctgtggACAGACATGCTCTGTCTTAACTTTGTTTTTGAGGTTTGGATGAAGTCACTTAACATTTAAAAGTGACCCAGAAATCAACACTTAGTTGCCATTTTATTAGGTACacttacagtatgtaaaaaaaaaatgcagtccTGCAACAAATCCTACCttcattaaacattttaatgtgttaactgttttaGAGGGGATCAACTTAATGGTCATTTTAAAGGCTGTAGTTTGTGAtgctgttgaattgtattgtgttatactgagaggtgtttctaataATCTGTCCACCTCTTTTATATCAATGAGGGGAGACCTAATGCTAGATAACTAAGTGTACATCCCAATGCATAGGTACCTATAACTTGCTTGGCCATGGCTGTTTCTAGCAATCCTGGTGAAGCAAGTGTAATTACAAACTGTTTTACAGTCCCTCTGCATTTTGACCATTTTAGAGATTTGGCTTGAAGCCATATATAAAACTCTTTTGAAAGCTGCTGATCGAAGAATGGCTGTTTGTACATTGATAGTATTTGGAAAAAAGGAAAGGCAATGCTGTAAAACATGCAGCATGGTTATCTACTGAACCATATTATGTCTTTCCTCAGAGATCTGAATTGCCTGGATATCAAAATCCAGAGAATGTAAAGACGAAGCGGTGCAGTTATCTGAAGTTTGGATACCTCTGGGCAGACAATTGCTTTGATTCTGctacttacacacacattaccAGAGGCCTTACATTTCCCTTTTCTGCCTTACATTGGCCATTGTGTTGTGAGGCCTAGAATGAACACTGCTCACTCCCGAATTGACTTCATGGAAAAGGGTAGACTGTTTACTTTTTAGAAATGGGAAAAGGCCATATTTTTTCTTAAAAGGCTTTGGCTTGTTTTCACTTAAAAGGAAATGTACAAAGGAGAAATCGGTTTGACATATTTCACAAACATTAGGCAATCCGTCTTAATCTCTGTTCCCCAGGTTAACGCAATGTCAACCACTGTTACATCAACAGTTAGCATTCATgggctgtatatatatatatgcaacaTACCTTGGTAAATATTTTCATTGTACAGGATATGTATCTTGTAGGCTTTTGGATAACAATGTTATCAATTCCCTTGTGCATTTATGTACAGTGTATAAAGAACATATAAAGAACAATTCAGTCATTTTTGCCGTTTTTCACACTCAAAATGGTAATGTCATGAAAATAATATGACAAGGATAGTCTCTTCAGAGATCAGGGCGTATTCAAATATAGGATGATTCATTGCAggtaataaaaaatgtttatttttttggaatCAGTTCACACAAATGCAGTTTTGTTCTGAGAaccaaagagaaacaaaatgtgAGATGTAAAGATGAGCATACATCTACGAGTGGGTGTAGGGTATGTAGCCAAAAGAGTCAGTCAGACAAGATACTGAACACTTAAAAAAGATTCTTAATGTCTTTGATTTAAAGTACAACATGAAACAGTTAATTTCcaattaagaaaacatttgaATGGTCTGTTACAGTCACACATCATCTGACTGACAGGTACAGAAAACTGACAACCATACTTGCAGTCCATTCAGGATTGAACCTTAAATGTACTCACTGAAATGCTTTCAAACatggataaaataaataagcattaatcAGCAAATGTGCAAACTATGTGGGACCTCTTCCTTGCGCAGAGTTCCTTTTGCAGATCTCCGTAggattaaaaacattaaaatctcTCACTAACTCCCGCATAGATTTAATAAGGCAAATCAATAGGAGATACTGGCTTTTACCTGGATTAAACTCATTACTGTACATGACCCCTATACTTTGTACCTCCACTACTGTACAGTGAAATCAGAGGCAACTGTTTGAAATTATGATATAAAATTCAGCTCCTTGAGGCTGCTGTCCTGAAGAAGATCATGGCATCTTCTACTTGTTGATTCCCAGTTTCCTCTGGAAAGCATTCCCGTCTCCCTTGGTGGCTTGCTATAGGATGAATGGAAGTTCACTGTTAGATACATTTGATAGATATCACAAAGTTATAATTGAAAATTTCTCATGTACCTTGTTGatgtctttgtgtttctctcGGCTGACTATCTCCTCTATgatctctccttctcctctcacCAATCTGGAGGGGAAATTGTCATTCATTATTACATCATAATGTTAGAATTATGTATTAGCTCTTCTGGGAAATTTGGGGTTAGGCTGGAATGAAAGTGTTTGATCATGCTGTGACTCTGAACAGACCTTTGAACAGGTGAACTGCTCCTCTACACTTACCTGTTGTGGATTGTAAACTATGTACTCTGTAGCTTACCTGGTCCGCCCGGTTTCTGGGTCTACCACCCTGCGGATCACACTCTGTCTGGCCTCGTACTCCTCTTTGGTGAGGGGCCTTTTAGTGGAGAGTCGGGCCTTCTGCTCATCGGTCATGACTGCAGAGGAAAACAGAGTATGATGCAGCTGTGTGCCTTTTCTTCTGATATTCATATTAGGTGACTATGATACTGTGAGACAATGGTAATTTGTCAGCCGCACCATTTATACTTTCAATGGTGAGGTATTTAATCCGCTGAATTATCCACCGATCCATTTAGATGGAGAACAAACATCAAAACTGtgcaaattagggctgcaccttttatttatttattaatcattTAGACTATAAATTGTCAGGAAAAATACAATCACCATTTCCAAAAAGTAAAAACCTAAGGAGACTTTAAATTTCTTGTTTTggtccgaccaacagtccaaaactcaaagaaatTCAATTTGctgtgatataaaacagagaaaattagcaaatcctcacatttgaagAGCTGCAATCAGAAGAAGTGATTCTTTTACATCACTTGTCTTTAACAACCAGATGCTGAATTAAAAATGCCATaaagtgtatatgtgtgtgtgtatatatatatatatatatatatatcactcagcaaaaaaaaacgtcctctctctttcaactgcttttattttcagccaactTAACATGCGTAAAACTTTGTATGAACATAACTAAAGTGAACAacgtttcacagacatgtgactaacagaaatggaaaatgtgtccctgaacaaaggatggtcaaaatcaaaagttgcAGAACATTACAGGGAAGACATCCTCCTCCCTCATGTGGTACCCTTCCTGCAGGCCCATCCTGACATGACCCTCCAGCATGATAATGCCACCAGCCATACCGCTCGTTCTGTGCGCGATTTCCTGCAAGACAGGAATGTTAGTGTTCTGCCATGGCCAGCGAAGAGCCCGGATCTCACGTCTGGGACCTGTTGGATCGGAGGGTAAGGGCGAGAACCATGCCCTCCAGAAATGTCCGGGAACTTGCAGGTGCCTTGGTGGAAGAGTTGGGTAACATCTCACAGCAATAACTGGCAAACCTGGTGCAGTCcgtgaggaggagatgcactgcagtacttaatgctgctggtggccacaccagatactgactgtaacttttgattttgaccatcctttgttcagggacacatttttccatttctgttagtcacatgtctgtgaaacgttgttcagtttagttcttagtagttgaatttttttatgttcatacaaagttttacgcatgttaagttggctgaaaataaaagcagctgaaagtgagaggacgtttcttattttgctgagtatataaACAAGACGGTGTAGAGTGATGTATGTCCCACCAGGCCCGAGCTCCACTGTCCCCTCTTCGCTCTGCCACACCTCCAGGTAGGACGGAGGCTTCTCGGCTGGAGGAGAGGCCAACACCACCACCGCtgccttcttcttctccttctccttcttcttcggcttctctttcttctttttctccattttcttctgtttcttcagcttcgccttcttcttcttcgacTTCTTCTTCCTACCtttacttttcttcttctttgtctttTCATCACTCGACGAGGATGAAGACGATGAGGAAGAAGAGGtggatgatgatgaagaagagCTTCTTCTGCgcttctttctttgtgtttttacatctgagggaaagagaagaaaaagttCAACAGAGGTATTTGATAATAAGACTTCCGTTGCTATAAAAACttctcattttaaataaaatgtaaagtcCCAACCTTGACTtttgtgagatgttttttttgacGACTTGCTTCGACTCCTGCTACTGGAAGACGACgtcgatgatgatgatgatgatgaagaagaggaggacCGTCTccgtttcttcttcttcttctcgtGTCTTTTCTCTCTGCCAGCTCTGTCAAG
Coding sequences within:
- the arl6ip4 gene encoding ADP-ribosylation factor-like protein 6-interacting protein 4, which translates into the protein MDRNRSLDRAGREKRHEKKKKKRRRSSSSSSSSSSSTSSSSSRSRSKSSKKTSHKSQDVKTQRKKRRRSSSSSSSTSSSSSSSSSSSDEKTKKKKSKGRKKKSKKKKAKLKKQKKMEKKKKEKPKKKEKEKKKAAVVVLASPPAEKPPSYLEVWQSEEGTVELGPVMTDEQKARLSTKRPLTKEEYEARQSVIRRVVDPETGRTRLVRGEGEIIEEIVSREKHKDINKQATKGDGNAFQRKLGINK